The genomic region AGTTGTATAAGAAACAATATACGTACCTCCCAATCGAGATGGTTAGCAGCATTTTCATAATTAGCAAGAATCGAAACTGTACATTGCAACAATGGCAACTCTTTAGCCTGTATTGGAGGGAACCTATGATCTCTTAGAGCACTGCAAACAAAAACAAAATCAAAGGAAAAAGGTATTTAAAATATTCCACGTATTGATGTAAAATCATAAAGTGGTTTATttgacttttgaagtcaaagtgaaTCAAGTAAATGAAGATAATAAGGTATCCAATTTACATATGAATTTTAATCAAACCAATATAAACTTTTTCCATGACAAAATATGTTAAACCTTTTCTATGACCCCATGAAAAAGCTTTAAATCCATTAAAATACCAAGATCAATAAATAGGTGCCATTAAAAAAGCTTTAAGGGGGACTGAAAAATCATACCAATCTACTACTATTCCGCTCTCATAATACTCTCCTGTTCACTCTGTTCCAAAATCACACACCGAAGGTTCGGTTTATGGATGTGTGGCGTAAATCCAATTACACTCAAGTGTAATGTGGGTTACCATATTAGGAAATCGCCACCCGAGACAATAAACTGCTTTATTCCATTATTCGTTCtaacaatatatatgttattaCTCAAATGTTACAAATGTAAATGAATCCAGTGTTTTGAAGTGTACTTAAATCGATAGACATTCTAAGTTGATTTAACACAAGAAGTTAAGATCACCGTTTTAGTGAAACCAATCAAGGTCCTCATCCGCCGCCACCTCACCGTTGTCTTCTTCCTTTCATGCGGTCCGGTTCTACAGGCGGTCCACCTCTCCCCTCCCATATCAGTTTCAGAACATCATTCCTTCAAAACCTACATTCTGCGCTCTCTCTAAACCCTTAATTCAAAAGATCAGCCGCCGCCACCACCCTTGTCTACTCCCCTTCGGTTTTTGCCGGCGGTCCGGAGGGCATCTTTTCCCTTGCCATATCAGCTTCAATTTCATATTCAATGTTTCTTGTGTATATGCGTTGTTTCAGGTGGGGTTCAGGTCACGATAACTTCAAGTTGATTCGGCGGTATCAGATCCCGGTGGTTGTGGGTTGATTCAGGTTCTGGCGATTTCAGTCATAGGTGGTTCAGGTGTTAGTCGTATTGGGGTTCAGATCTCGATGTTTAGGGGGTGTTAGGTGATTCTCGGGTTACGGTTCACAGGTAGCGGCCGACATTGGTAGCTTATTACTTCGTAATTCATTTGCATCGGGTAACTAACTTTTTGTTTATGTTAGTagcattttatttttaatatttatagaTATAGACATATATAGCTATGATTTGTACAGGGAAAGTAAAAAACTACTTATTTACAAACTTACTGAAAGACTTGAACAAATCTGATCTCTGGGATTTATTCTCTAAGATTGGCCGACTTTGTTTGTGGTCTTTGGTCGCTTCTGGCGTCATGCTTTCTACAGGTGTTTGCCCTTATGTGGTCGCGTGTGATGTTGAATCGATTTGCGAGTCATTTCCTTGATTCTTAAAGGTTTCTTAAATTGTTCTTAGATTGTTTGTATTTTCAAGATAGTTGTTTGAGGTTTGGATGAAACGTTATATTAGGTAGTAGATTTAGGTTCGTGGTGTCGAGTTGTTTGAAAGTGGGTTTTTAATCCCTTATATTCTCTTAGAGTTTGTGGTCGAAGTTATCATTTGAAATCGGTGTATTTTCTAGATTTTTTGCTATTTTTATATCTATTTACAATATCATTGCCTTTAAAAAAAGGGTCCAGTGTTCGCTGATCATGGTCCATAACCTGGTGATCTAAACCCGTAACCCCAGCCTGTGAATCAACGCATCATCATAAAATCTGGTTGACCAAAACCTTAACATAGGTAAGTTTCCACACCCTCATTAAGCCCTTAATATAattgtaaaaagaaaaaaaacacaaTGACAATGTACAAGAATAATGTAAACAATGGCCAAGAGTGTACCAACCTGGTTAAAGCATAATCCTTGAAACCGTTTACTATGCCACGAGGAGAAAGAGTCCCTATGCATCCACGTAAACGAGGTTCGTAACCATTCACCACCTTTTTCCAAGTCACAAACAATGGGCTGAAATCCAAGAATAGCTTGTACGTAAGAGGTTCAAATTTTATagcataacaatataaaacgatacatacatacatacattgaCCAGGTTAAAAAAGAAAGTCAAAGACTTAACACAAAacaacataaaattaatttaaggAGCATACTACTTTGATATTTTCCCCCGCATTAAAGCATCATGCTTGTAGAAATACATAACTTAATAAGCATACCGAACATAGAATTAACAAAGCCTTTTGGACAAAAATTGGCAAATACAACAGTCATTTGTGCTTTTAGACTTCACAATTCATTCAAAATGTTCGAAGATTCAAAATGCAGTATTCGTTATTCAATTTTTCCTTCTGCATTTACACAAATAGTTACAGTTTTCTTACATCAAGAAACAAAGACATGAACTTTCACAACCATAAGACTAATATACATATTTCTTTTAGAATTTCAATACTATGATATGAAGGTTGACATGATCTTTTCCAACTTGTGAAAACACTGAAGTTGCAAGTAGTAACAATGATAAGTAACAACTCAAATGAATTGAAACTGATTTAAAACAAAGAATTTCGAAAACCAACATCCAAAAGTCAAACAAGTCTCCATTGACCagattaaatttataattataatgcaTCTTATGAAGTTTAGCAACACACAAGATATAGTAACACAACTAGTCAGGGCATAAGGAATCGAAATCATATCGTCATAGGCGTTTAGATGCAGATATTAAAGCAACAATCATAACTTAAAGAATCACAATCAAACACCCCTCTAATGATTGCTAAAACATGAAAAAAGATTCTCAAAACAACTCCTTTAGGGTTCCAAATTTTAGTACTTTCACTCTCAAGTTTATTCACATAGAACTAAACGTTGATGTTTCAATTGCAGCAATCACAAAATAATAAATTCATACTACCCACTTATCAAAATAGCAATAAAATTCCAAAAATACATCAAAGATCAAAATTTTATTGTTGCATAtgtcatatatatagatatagatatgaatAATATACATCAAAGACTAAAACTTTACGGTTCCAAATTACATCAAAAATCATAACTTTATTGTTGGATTCACAAATCTGCATATACAGTTTAATTATATAGATACaaacattatatatacacataaagaTATAATATTACTGTTGATCCTCATCAAAAGCAGGAGCAGGAACTTGTTCATCATTGTAATGAGCCACCAGTGtatcaaaacaatacacaaccatctcTCTATTTGCAGACACCATTCTTCCAAAAATTAATTAtcaattatataaaaggaatattggGTTTTCTAATTACTCCAAttctaattatataaaaaaaaattctacAAGAATGATTATTATAAGAATCTTGAAATATGGGTTTCAAAAGAGCCAAAAACCACAAAAGAGTGTTGTTTCCAATTGGTTTCGAATAGATTCCCAAACGTACTGAAACAACACTGGTTAAGGCTCAAGAGGATGAAGAACACAAACCAAAAACTTTAATCAAACTCTGTTTTCCATTTTTTTGTAAAAAGAGATGAATGGAATAGTTAATTTTATTCGGTGGGTGGACCCGTTTTATAGGAAAGTAGGTGTGTACTTTTTGTGTAATTGTAACGAATGGGTGTTGGTTTTGTGTGTATTTGCATCAAGGTCCTTGACATATAACAAATGATACATTAAGAAATAGAGCACGATATATTAAACAAATGATACATTAAGAGATGAATGGGTGTCGGTACtcataaacttttttttttttttttttctttcttttgttgTTTTGAAATAGAGCACGATATATTATACAAATGATACATTAAGAAACAGAAGCAAATGATACATCAAGAAACAGAAGCAACGAAGCAATTTACAAATGTACATGATTGCCTCGAGCTATATACATGTGTACACGTCTAGAAATCCAAAATAGAACAAAATTAAAACAACATGAATCGACAACTAGCCTATCCCTGTTATATTATTTTGGTTGGCCACATAGAAACTCGGGTTCAAACACCATTGATGCCATTCTAAAACGAGTTTTTTCTTACGTTTTAAAATCCAACCGAAACTTGTAGTTTGTACCTCGGATAGGAATATTGGGTTTTCTAACCGAAACACTATGTCACTCCTTTCCTTTAAAGACTTTATTATTCCTCGCTTTCCATAGCGAATAGCAACCTGCCCATTTAACTGCCTCTCATTCCCATATTGAATGTTCATTCTTAGAAAAATGGGGTAAACATCGAATCGTCAACTAGTGGGTTAACCTCGTTTAGTGCATCCTCCGAGAAGTTCCACCACCTTAGAAAACCTTTCCAAAATTCTATTACATTTTTGCATTGTACCAGCACATGCTCTACGGAGTCAATCTCGTCGCCACAAATAGGACACAACAACGAATCTAAATCGATACCACGCTTATCTAATTTTTTACGAACCGGAATCCTTTTTAATTTTGCCCACCAAACGAAAATCGAAACCTTTTTGTGGTATTAGCTTATTTCGAACAATTTCAATAATATGGTTACCTGTTTGTAGTTTTTTCTCATCAATCAATTACTTTGAGTGAAGTTAGTCTGGTTAATTTGGTTTTAATTTGGAATATTATTTCACTTAAAATGTTAGCCAAAAAGGTAAAATGAAATCGTTCTTCGTCGAAAACCACTACTTATAAGTTTATAaggtcactccctatcgtaactaaactattcatcctcttaacattccacatcagcgccacatcaacatcaatatcctataactaacccaTAATATCATATAACTAAACACTGTCTATCATGACTAAACTATATTCCTCTTAACTGCCACGTCAGTAATCATTTTCTTTTTCAGTAATCATGACTAATCCAGCGATCGATTCCTTATATTTTGGatgtaattaaaaataataataaaatattttattgaaagcacctgagacaaacatgctaaagtgtcaaccaaaaaggttgagtgaaatcataggtttaataaaagtagttatcgttgtttttagaccacaagatttttatttataaagttgatctcgcagatcaaaaagttatgccagttcatgatatttagactaaacgtttaaagtttgcctcatgacaagttgttctgtccttgtcggtttaatttcattatcaagtaatacaaagacttagtcaaatgtatcggggacgttactcccgataggcctacccctaataattaagaatgcatttaacgagcaattaaaaatatcactatagggactttgttggacatagccaggtatagcatagtttaacagttggtacttgtgtctaaattgtaaatagtaaaagtagcatgtgtctcgccCCAAAAGGTTAAATAAGTTGCATGCAATAAAGAGTGGGccgtggggctatgagttcaccttagtaagtaggagaagagttattccttggaatagaaagataaatgagttggatgatcgtgagcagaaagtcaacctaatgacatttaagagtagttaaatgttttgcccaaatttaggtttaagtatgcaagtgtttaagtatagttcgttttactaaatttccatttttagtaagttttcacgtttagtaagttagtgttgaacactagtgagttgtccttaatgagtctaccacttattaaatgtgaaagtaactaagtgtatgatcactatagtcgggtttgatattgtgcaccatacccaaacatctatgccaccgccgagacaCTAGAATGATCAATtcttaccggttggcccaggatttcttgaccaaaatctaagtttggcattcgagatccacaagcatcccatagtggtaccaaggatcaccctaggccttaagtagcgttgacgttcgagtaatcctcacgttatcatgaatgactatcgtaatcgtatgttatactataagtagtatattataagtgttagtaatagtataagtgtataggtgttaagtagtagtataagtagtattagggtttattagttaagtagtattagtagttaGGGTTATGTAGTAAGTAGTGctattaatgtgacgacccggaaatttccgaccaaatttaaactttaatctttatattattcagacacgataagcaaagtttgttaagttaaatctcaagaattttaaactatgttcatacattcattataacctcgaccaaattccgacaattcacgaaccgttatatataaatagatatgtatatatatgtatatatatattataacttgagaatattaataaagtattaaacgtataatactttacacgaacgtatttgtttcaatatgatttttgacgaaaaaaaatatattaaatgattgaattatcagaaacattgaattatgattacaagtctctgttgagaggtccactatgatttgagaaaatctattcctcttaacgatattcagaataatttgtaaagctatttataaataaaaataaaaagtgtcatttacgaaatttagacaaaagttagtggagaattgtttccataatattctattaatctattttcaaacgtacaaagacgttttcagtttaaaaagaactttattattaaaacgtatataacttttataaatatctagaatcacttttgacaactcattacttaaccagtataataaatataacgatatttatattttatttcattaaatatatataacgatttaaattaatattatatatatttatacgcgtattatacatacatagtttttatacttttactatactttaactttaactttacctttactttacttttactttactttaactttaataattcatactttaataattcactttaataattcatactttaataatttactttaataattcatactttaataattcacatttaataattcactttaataattcatactttaataattcacttttataattcaaaaatctattataaatagaattcaataggtttcattatttcatagaaacttgaaaatatatttctctaaactctctcaattgatatatatatatatatatatgtatatatatatatatatatatatttgctctgtattatttcaagatattattagtatacataaaatattacgacggagtgctgtccgagtgatttcaaaatagtttttttgaatgagtcgaagctaaggaaattatgggttatagctatggaggtgatgggtatggttcatgggtatgctcgttgatgtgcagcggggtagtatataaaatagtttatattttactaggaaaaactattaaatacgatacaattttacacaagatatttatttatttatagaatggatatacttaaaccttgctacaacacttataggcagtgtacctaatcgtacagtagtgtagtttttagtaagtccggttcgttccacagggaaatctttaaacaaagctcaacgctatattagtttacttttataaaaatacaaacatatatataagtaatattattattataaagaggggtttttaccgtttaatgaccggtttgtcgattttaagactttagtcgcagttaaaacctaatgtaaaatataaaataaatacaagacttaaattaaagcgtaaagtaaataacgataatgaaattgcgaataataaaaatgcgataaaataaaattgcgataattaaaaagtacgataattaaaagtgcgattaaataacaataaataaaagtgcgataattagaagtgcaattaaatataaaataaaggaaattaaatatgaaataaaagaattatgcttatttaaacttccgtaatcatgatgtttgacgtgttgattttagttttatgcccatgggttaattgtcctttgtcctggattattcaatatgtccgtctggtttttgtccataacagtccatcagtcataaatataaattacaagtgtccttgtcaaattattattatacccgaagttaaatattccaactaattggggattcgaattgtaacaaggttttaatactttgtttaatgaatacaccaggttatcgactgcgtgtaaaccaaggttttactactttgttaacaattacaccaattacccttgaatgtaatttcacccctgttttaattattctagtggctattaattcattcccgtgtccggttaaatgaacgattattcgtacatataaataccccgcccatcgtgtccgatcgagtgtatatggtaatttatagggacgcccaattgtaaatctttatattaacattaacaaactttcatttagttaaacaaatataaagcccattaatagcccatagtctagtttccacaagtgtcgttcttttgtccaaaccccaattatggtacaaagcccaattacccaattttagtaattagcccaacatcatgattacttcgttttaaataagcataataataacttagctacgagacattaatataaaaaggttgaacataacttacaatgattaaaaatagcgtagcgttacacggacagaatttcgacttacacccttacaacattcgctaacatacccttattattagaattataattaaaattaaaattaaaatataaattatatatatatatatatatattacgtatatattgagagagagatagaaattatatccttaaaactcggcagaaaactggctttatataggacctgaccagcattttcactccatgcgactcgcatggattttgtgcctctggccatgcgagtcgcatggccaccctggatccagccaaattgctttgttttcttcttgccgacgtaatataataataatatataatataatatataattatatataattatatatatattatattatattcttgtgcatagtagactagatatttttggtccgttgcgtcgggcgtttcttctaggctcaggtcccggttccggattttcggacgtcttcgcgtattattttatatcgtgtactttgcgtcttgtaacttgtactcttgtcattttgagacgttcctcatcaatattttgaacctttttagttgtatcttgtactttttagctctttggacctttttgtcttcaatttgtcgaatctgccttttgtcttcactttttaatatttaaacgaatattgcttgtaaatcgaacaataccaactaaaatcttgtctttcttggggaataatgctataaaatatatgttcctttttagccttatcaatatccccacacttgagcgttgcttgtcctcaagcaatacagtcttgaaacacttgaatcacttctttattcttcacactttgtacatcagtgacttcaatacggcggtatgaacaatggtagtaacgatgtggtttacagtcccacatgactataaaaatttagatccattaaggaaattggatctttatgaaaacatttgatcttttgaaaattaaatctagtttttaccctagataagttttccggaataaccctttaccggtgtttgcaaaatatttttgtgggtttggtgggtttcagatttgaaaattttagctcaaacttgcggttttgtgtcacccacttgctaaccttgtattaggaaagcaacacgtccagtttacttgtcccgtatattacctttcggcaaactaccgtccggttgtaaaggaaagctttgaacaagcaactgtttaaggcaatgtcccgtgacatgcttttgattatagtctataacgtgtcggacgcaattactatccttggtaggagcaatagtaaagctcacccttataatttttcggtctggcacaaggtcctgtctccgaccatgctatgcaaccaccgttcttacggttgacacccgatttagttcaggtgacctaatgaattccaggtgaattcctaggattttacgttcaatggtaatgaacgcattgaaaatagggttttcagaaaacaaatcggtttgtaattttgatcaaaatattttctcgttcaagctcgagtttagatatcattgaattccatgagtttgaattctcaatctttaaggtcaatctctaggattgagtaatatcagtcttaaaagctgattttttttttaatctttaaggagattatcctttctggggatctgattcattagtcttatccagctaatttgcacggtgcctccccattgtacgagataaatccttctcatggttaggataaatctgaccacttggcgaccctgtttgatgctgaggtccgtggatttccagccgattttagtgatgacttttctagattttttgtcaacctacagctggtctggacgacaacttcatgacctaaatcaagaagcgcgtgtctttttcggaagactttacttccttttaatgatggaattgattcatcgtgtagatccatctcttcttttctttcattgggtaaaacagtttagtttagtccaaagcaaaagtattttcagttatttgttacagatatatgtgacatatgtttaaaataacttggtaaattttcccacacttggcttttattttcctttttatcgtcctctattccattttaaatgaattttaacattttagtttgtttctcaatttatgtcctttccgaggtaacaataatttcggtgttaaaacctagttttatcgttcataaatatgtataaacatgattttgaattcatttaattgaaaattttgacaaattttactagaattgggtagttagtatataagactagggctgttccttgttatcggagagcactagattctaacacaactactgcattactagcatttttaatggtaaccaagtgtttaatataaaaattttaaaatccgaaagaatttaaccccttcccacacttaagatcttgcaatgccctcatttgcaagaaatcagtaacaatttaaattattgagggtgatttgtgtgaaaatgattaaatttttaccaaagtttccaaatatattggcgtttgtttgctgaatgataaatggtgcacatcatttgttcattccgtcttgttgttatttcacatatattttgcatcttgtcgtcaaaattagttgcttttgctgaacttaatgccagtctttgaaaatgcgttgttttaccctgttgtgtgcataaaatagaatacatacaatacaaatataatcatacatgcaatttgaaatggaactttggcatcccactttcaaactataagaaaaatattagtacacaataataataagaatatcaaacattacataaacgtaataaaatgttaagtgtttaaaataaaaataaaaattaccaacttatctctactgatcaggaggtgagttaggaggaaaattaggatatggatcccaattcatgttcgcgtccgggttccatggctgattataggtgaactggtatgctgcgtcataatcatatgaatcatagggtggtctcatttctggctgatgtgcgggatagtatgcgggtcgggtcggataatacatctcgccaggctgcaactggcttataatttggcgctgatgataatcccatcggccatgctctcgttgccgggaatgctcgtagtcattccgacgttgccatgcctcgtactgcatatgcctatcatagttcgtcatgtattcatcctccatacgaacgcctaaatcaagagcagtctcccgaacaactcctataatgttgttcgcctcttccatttcgtcatccgaacctctttctacctgtcgctgaggtccctcgtatcgatatacccgaccacgtctcatcaataatacccttgcaccgtgataaaggtttgaacttatagtttcaccttcgtcctctatttcattcattggacccccttggtgcttatccacacctaaatactctccaatgagagtaatgaaaataccaccacctataatactccccgatttcatccccgaaactacattagcgagataataaccaacacaatagggaatgttaacgaaactcctcgggtctctaatacacttgaggtagaacaaatcgtttacggtcaatttctccttattcttacccctttgtgtaattgtgtttgctaagaatctatgaatcacccggagttcagctctgtctatatctaagtatgtatgatttccactggcgtgaaattcattaaagtgggacatacgccttcagacggcgttaatatcaaattccctatctatcctttctccttgggcaatcaggctattacagtcggggctcaaaagttcagcaggggtgtaaatctgtaaggccctggctaaatctatcatggacattctgtacatgcgtccacctaacagaaatctaataaagcttctatcatctatcctcctaacatcactgtttaacttaatagtactaagtaattctatacaccattccctatatatggttctacgaatggaaaataggcgcatccaatcgttaaactgagaattaccatacctttgcaccaataattcccgaatcggttcggcaaggtcaactgtttccaaaggtacccagtcaattgcccttggcatttcaacaaccttaaagtagagaatgtgcatgttcttttgataatctggatactctatccaacatcgatcaaatctcagatttgggtgtaactgatcttcattaatgtctaagctcagaa from Rutidosis leptorrhynchoides isolate AG116_Rl617_1_P2 chromosome 9, CSIRO_AGI_Rlap_v1, whole genome shotgun sequence harbors:
- the LOC139867177 gene encoding uncharacterized protein At2g38710-like gives rise to the protein MVSANREMVVYCFDTLVAHYNDEQVPAPAFDEDQHPLFVTWKKVVNGYEPRLRGCIGTLSPRGIVNGFKDYALTSALRDHRFPPIQAKELPLLQCTVSILANYENAANHLDWEVGKHGIIIEFTDPNYNTKRSATYLPDVAAQEGWTVIEAIDSLMRKAGYNGAITDEVRNRIRLTRYQSTLFTMHYNDYVNYVKTTRGAAPSVVGLKVH